From Allofrancisella guangzhouensis, a single genomic window includes:
- a CDS encoding single-stranded DNA-binding protein, whose protein sequence is MAKGTVNKVILLGRLGITPEVRTTQNGTTVATLSLATNDGMGENITTEWHRVVVFGKAAEIIQKYGNKGSQLFIEGRLRTNKWQDKNGNTQYSTEVVASNFQFIGGSNAQGDTNYNNEQTTNNFHQQKTQQDNIPDFAEITSPNFDDDIPF, encoded by the coding sequence AAAAGGAACTGTAAATAAAGTTATTTTACTAGGTAGGTTGGGTATAACCCCAGAAGTTAGGACTACCCAAAATGGTACAACCGTTGCAACTTTAAGCCTAGCTACAAATGATGGTATGGGTGAAAATATCACTACAGAATGGCATAGAGTAGTCGTATTTGGTAAAGCAGCAGAGATTATCCAAAAATATGGTAACAAGGGTTCACAGCTGTTTATAGAAGGTAGATTACGTACCAATAAATGGCAAGATAAAAATGGTAATACCCAATACTCTACAGAAGTAGTCGCAAGTAACTTTCAGTTTATTGGTGGTAGTAATGCTCAAGGTGATACAAATTATAATAATGAGCAAACAACTAACAATTTTCACCAGCAAAAAACGCAACAAGATAATATACCCGATTTTGCAGAGATAACTTCACCTAATTTTGATGATGATATTCCCTTCTAG